From the genome of Prionailurus bengalensis isolate Pbe53 chromosome D1, Fcat_Pben_1.1_paternal_pri, whole genome shotgun sequence:
TGGAGGCCGCCTTTTGGGTCCTGCTTTGTTCTTTGAGCAAAAGGAGCCCAAGGCTTTGTGCAATTTCAAAGGATGCCTGGGCCTCCGGGCAGCGGGCTGCTGGAGAGCAAGAACTGGGTGTTCTGGTCTGAGGGCCAGGGAAGCAGGTCAGAGGCCCGGACGGCCGCAGGACGTTACTGAGAGCCTGGCTTGGGGGAAGGCCGAGTTGTTTCCGAGGACATCCTGAGCCACAGCAGGCCCAGCCCTGGAATCGCGCGTGGTGTGGGGTCTACACTCCAAGTCTTCCAACTCCCAAGCGCTGCTCTCGTCTGCCCCCAAACAGCATTACTGGGTTGATCTCCCCAGGCCGCCATGCTTCATAGTGAGAAAAGAGATCAGGAAAATACCAAAATGTGCCTACACGGGCATGGTGGGAATACAGAAAACTTCCTTAAATGCTCCCATCTGCAGCCCCACCCACGGGGCTGTGCCTCTGCGGGGGTCACCCACCCTCCAAACCCTTGTCTCCAGTTGGGTGGGTCGGGTCTCCGGGCTTGGCTAGCATCTTGGGCCGCGGGGGCTGGACTCACTCGCCAAAGGCTGGCTGCTCTGAGAAGAGCTCAGGAAGCTCCTTGGTGCACAATAGTCCCGGAGAAAGCCCCACGTTCCCTGTGCAGTCACCTCGCACCCAAGTTGTGACAGGACCCTGCCCACACAAACCTCTGCCCTGACCTCTAATGGCCTACAAGTTCATTTTCCTGCCGCTAGGGACCTGCTCCCAACCATTCCCAAATTCTCATCCGCTCCCCAGATGAATCCCAGCCTCttctggctggctggctctgaCGCCCCTCCTGGTGTACCAGCGCCTTGCTGGCCCTTCTGTGCTCAAGGCACTGGCTCAACAGGGATTTGTCCCATTTCTACTAGGAAacagaaattactttttaaaagtaggctccgtgcccaatgtggggcttgaactcacgaccctgagactaagggtcacatactctaccaactgagtcaggaTGGCGCCCCAGGAGAaatcgccttttttttttttaaacctttgttttattctaaagtaggctccgcacccacaacgggcttgaactcacgaccttgagatcaagagtctcacactctatggactaaaccagccaggcgcccagaATTACTTTTGACTTCTCCGACTACCCCCTTGTGGGTCTCCAGTGGCCCCCACTGGAGTGACGCCACCCCAGGGAACCCCCCTTTTATTTTGCAAGCCCCAGCCCAGCATGATGAAACCTTGAAGGCTCAGGCTGACCTACTTGCCTCCCCATGTCCTCTCCAATCCCTCATTCCCCATCCAGTGCTGCGTGTGCAGATCAATCTTGAACCCTGGAAGCACTTGACCAACCCGAGTAACTCAAGGTTGTTTATGTCTGACTAGGTTTCTAACCAGAAATCCTGCCTCCTTCTCCGGACCAATCTTGGGTTTCTCCGGAGCCCGAACACTGACCTTTCCCAACCGGTGTTCCTTTCACCAACCAGGCtgagggggcagggagccagTGCCGAAGTGACAGGACACACGGGCTTGAGCAAAGGGCTTTTCCTGCACTCTTTCAGGTCCTAAGGCGGGTGGGAAAgcatttctcctctctccccactcttgcCTCAGAGGCAGGTAGCTCCCTACACTTCTGAAGGCCAAGCCTCTCTCCCATTTCAGGGCCTGGAGCTCCTTGGAGAAAGGCCCAGAGACGTGCCTTAGCTAGCCACTTTGTTACTCTCCAAAACCTTAACAAAAGCTGACggcggggagcagggagggagctaGCACAGGAATGGAGCTGGCCCCAGGGGAGAGAGACGGAGGAGATAGCTGGGCTGTGGTTAAgtcatttattgattttatttctaaaacccACATAGCGCCACTTTGCCTCTTCCAGAGCTTCAAAGAGCTAATTAACCGCCCAATGAGCCCACCAGGGAAACCGAGCTTGTGGGGGAAGCAATGAGGTgaagccaaggtcaaagagggtTGCTAGGCCCCAGGCCCTGCAACCATTCCACCAGttaaggacaaagagaaaagagcttGTTCTCTTCGTTTAGTCACCTGTAGTCTCAGGGCCTGGTTAGGGAAACCCACCGAACTTGCCTCCCTCCTGAGGGTTTCCTGAACCCCGCAGGCCTACGGCAGAGATACAGACGCCCTGGACGGGGCCCACAAAACCGGGCCGTGCTCCACACAGAAGGCACTGGGCGGGCCCAACCTGAAGGTGGAAAGCAGCCCAGGCCGGAGCTGCCCCCACCGGCCAGGTGCTGGGGCAGCAGGGGCGTGCTGTCCCTTAACCTCCTCCAAAGGAAGGAGAGGCTGCCAGGAAAGGCAGGCTCCACGCAGGCTCCCCGGGGGCGGTGCGGCACAGCGGCGGCAGCGGTCGGGCAAGGACCTCGCTGCCTCGTGCAGCCCTGacgtgggttttttttctgctgcCACAACAGGCCCTGTCCGCTGCCCCACCCGTGAAAGAACAAAACGGCCCGAGACCCCTGCGAAGAAGTGCTTACGAAAAGTGCAGATGGGGCACTTTTTCTCGCCCCCACCAACCCCCAAAGCTTGCAGCGCCGGCAGGCTGCAAGCAAGTcacgggcagagaaagaaaaagccactTGGCGGTTTTAATTTTAGCTGCTCTGTGCCTCACAGGCAGGATTAGTTGGCTTGACCTTTAGTGCTGATGCCTCCCTAGGCCCAGGGCCTTGGTCAGGTGGCGGCTTCCAGGCAGAAGTCGCAACCAGAGctcatggggtgtgtgtgtgtgtgtgtgtgtgtgtgtgtgtgtgtttgtgtgtgtgcgcgcgtgttgggggggggggtgtccaagCCCCAGGGAAACGCTTTCAAAAGAACAGGGACCAGGGGAATGAGGGGTGATGGAGGCGAGGAGGGGGGTGCGAAGAACCCGAGTCTCAGCTGGTAAACCAGGGAGAGATGGCGGGACCACCCACACACTCAAGCTCCCACTGGCAAAGCCACACACGGGGACACAGGTGGGAGGCTCCTTAATTAGTGTCCCAGCAGTCCCCCAGAAGAGACCGGGGCGGCTGGGGCCAGGTGCTGAATGGAGGTAAAAAAAGCAACtctggtgctggtgctggtgctggtggaGGGAAtctaagaagagaaaatgaagaaacagacccagaaaacCACACTGCTCTTTTATTCAATGGAACACCCCCCCTTTAACGCAGTGTTGAATCATACACCGAAAAAAAAGCCCAGAGAAATTTCTGCAGATAAACCAGTGAAGAGAACGCGCATTATACATTATTGTCAACATAATCACTCCatgaagagggaaggggaggaaaaaggaagtagAACGAaaaacgaggggctcaaacccttaGACACTGCAAAACATTCAGACGTttgggattaaaataaaatttaaaaggaaacctTCCAGGAAGGAGAGGAACAAATGGAATCTGAGGCAGCTTAGATGCTCAGGGAGCATGGAAAGGACTCTCCAGGGTGGCAGACGAGCCCAAGGTGGCTTGGGTGGCCCCACCTAACGCTGGCAGGGGTGCCGGGATAGGTGTCGACCCAGAACCTGGAAATGAACCCACTTCTCTACAAAGGTGGCAAAGACAAAAATCTCACACTACagagagaacaacaacaaaaagtctcTGGGGTGGTCATGGCAACCTTGAAAATTTTAGAACCAAAgagccccccctcccgccccacccccgcaaCTAGCCTGACATCAATGGCTAAAGCTTGCGCCTAAAACCATTTGCTCCCTCCTCTCCTTAGGAAGAGAAGAACAAGGAacggagaaaaaggaaaggaatctaATTGCAGCAGAAGATCGGGGAAGAGCATCTCCTTGGACGGAGtctgaagaaaggaagagatcaggaaataacaaaggaaaaagaaaaaaattaataaaaatttcacGATATGGAGCCAGCGTGTTCCGATTCCGTCCACAAAAATAACTCAGGCTGCTTTGCCGAACCATCCTGTCCACCAGGGGCGCTGCTGAGGCTGTCTGCCTGGAAGGGTCACCAATGGGCGCGGAAAGTCCTCACTCTCATGGCTCGGGCCATCGCCGCCGCGGGGAGGGATCCTGGCGGCCCGGTttggggagaggcaaagggagttgggtgaggagagaaagaagacaaagaagacacTCGATGCTACGGGGCGCCAGGAGAGCCCAAGCTGGCGCCCCTACTACCACCTGCCCGTTCCCAAGCGAGTCCTCAGTCGCTTGGCCCAGCCcggtgcgtgcacacacacacatgcgtgcacaccaATCACATGCGTGCATCCCAATGTCTGGCTCCATATGGTGAGGTTCGGCGTGTGTTTAAACGAGACcaattctctctctatataatatatattttcttaaaaaaaaccgAGTCTAGTTCTGTGGTGGAGGCGGTGGGGGAGCTGGAGGCATCCCGAAGGGCGGCATGCCCGCCACCCCCATGCCCATCATGGTGACAAAGTTAGAAGGGTCCatgggaggcggaggaggagggggcggggcataCATCATGCCGGCGGAACcaggcggcggaggcggcggagggggaggggccccGGGCGGCAGAGGCGGCTGGACCCCGGGGGGCAGGGGCACCATAGTGGGGTTGCCTTGCATCTGAGGGGCTCCTGGAGAAGCTGCGGCAGCCGCCTGCTGCTGTTGCCATGGCGGGATGGACCCTGTGCCAGCGCTCGTGGTGGTAGTCGTCGTATCTGGGGTGGTAAagaagcccaaggtcacacgcGCGGGGGCACACCGCGGCTCTCTGCGGCTGCTGCCTTGGGATGGGGGGGCGAGGGGCGCCTGCTCCTTGCTTGGCATGCGGTAcggtggtggggggcgggcgggcggggcggtCCTGGTGATGGGgagtggaggggtgggcaggacTACCCTGGGGTCAGCCTCGAGGTCTCTGGGCTTAACAGAGTAAGCCCTTTGTCACCAATGCCCGTGGAAGGGCTGAGGGAAAGGTACCAGACACAAGAACCGGCTCTGACGTCCCTCCGCCCATCCGCCGCCACCACCGAACGGCACATTCAACCTCAAGGCCACAGCTACTCTCCCCACAGCCCGGTCCCATCCCTGCAGTCTCTCAGGCCCCAATCACATCCCTCTCCACAGCATGCaagcaccctccccaccctggccctcCGCACAGGCTCGGGCCAGCCAGCGGCTGGCAGCTCACGCAGCCCACCGAGAGCCTGGATTTCCGGCACCCTACCTACGATGGCAGGTTCCCTCCAGGTCCCCCAAGACCTCTCCCCAGACACAACCACGCCAAACATCAGCTCTCTTCCCCAAGATCCCCAGGAGGGCCAGGAGGCCCTTTCTGTTTACACCCCCAGCAGAGACCAGAGTCTCCTCCCAGGGTGTCCGCCTGCCCGCGTGAGCTGCGAGGTTCCCTTGTCCCTCtcagccccacctccccatcccacccacccccacaagCCCAAAATATTCCACTCACTTTGCTGCCATGGCAAGGGGGTACTGGAAGCCATACTGCTGCTGGGCGGAGGGGGTGGCggaggctgctgctgctgctgctgccatgggggaagagggccagagggagggggcgggggctgcccactgggaggcggcggcggcggcggcatcATGCCCATAGGCGGCGGTGGCATCATACCTGCAGGCAGGcggaggcaggggtgaggcctCAGGGGAGGAGAGACCGGAGACCCCACTCGCGCCCAGGGCACACCTCAAAGGGAGCAGGGGACAGGCTGTGTTACCTTTTCCTTGATGCAGGCGATAGACCCCAGAGCCCACAGGCGTACTTCCCAGGTACTGATCTTGATGGAAGGAAAGAGCAGGGACTTAGCAGGACATTGGAACCAGCCAGAGAAGATGCCCCCACCGACAGCTCGGTCGGTCACACAGCCTGCAACCGCTACCACTCTAAGAACAGTTCTAGGACTGTTGCCTTGAAGAGGGAGGCCTCTGTCTACCCCACACAGAAAACACTTCCTGAACCAGAACAAAGTCCTGCTCCTTCTGGAGCCCGAGCCTTGGCAGGAGACCTGGTGCGACACCCAGCCACTCCGAGGGCTGCTTCCGGTTCGCAGCAACCTGATGTAACCCGTGCTTATCCCCAAGCCCCAAGGTTTCTGGTCTGACACTTACTTACCCATTGGAGGAGGGCCATGATGCCCAGGTGGGTGGGGGCCCTGGTTCATCGGTGGTGGTGGCGGCTGCATCCAAGGGGGTGGGGGTCCGTTAGGGTTGTGCTGCATGGGATGTCCACCGTGCCCACCTGTCAGGCTGGGTAACGGGTGTGGGAAGCTGTGGGGGCCACCTCCGGGCCCACCAGGACCACCTCCGTGCATGCCGTGGTAGGGCCGACTCTCTGAAGGGCCCGAATTCATCCAGGGTGGGCGGCTCTGGGTGGTGGACATGAGAGACTACGTGAGAGCATTTCCCGCCAACGTCCCTGCCTGCTCCCCCTGGTGGCAACACTGTTCTTTCGGCTCTGTCAAGAGGTCCAGAACCCGAAGACGGGATCTTCCCAAAGTGAGAGATCCCCAAACATCCTGACATCCGGAAGAACAATGTTGCCAGCCAAGTCCGCCAACCTGCTCTACCCAGAGCACCTGGCCACAGCGCCCCCATCTCTGAGGAAGAGAACGGGGGACCGGACCACAAAAACCAGCCCCTGAAACTCACCGGGGGAGGTGGGTTGTTGGCGGGAGCAGCAGGCCGAGGCGCACTGGCCAGGGGCGTGGTGGCAGGCCCAGAGGTGGAGCCCACGGACGCTGGCACAGGGGCTTCGCCCAGTTCAGCCATGAGGGACAAATACTCTTTATCCATCCGTGCTTTATCCTGAGCTGACTGGGGGTCACCAGGCCTGAAGGTGGGAtagggaatggagagagagaagagaaaaaaaaaacgccttcattattaaaaaaaagttttacgtTCTGAGAAATTGACAGAGTTTTGAGGAATCCAACGATCCTTCCTCAAAATAGTCTCATCCAATTTTCAGTTCTGTGCCCAGCTCTGCATCTGAGATTACCACGCGGGATCTCTGCCACAACAGAGAAGACGGAGATCATACCACCACGCCAGCCACAGGAGCCAGGAAAGCACAGgctcttccaaaaaacaaacttGCATCAGATCCTACATTCCCAGtttgaggaaaggaaaatatatgcaAGACGAGAGCACCTGCCAgattttccaaagtaaaaaaaggagaaaactgttGCCATCAAGGGCTGGTTCAAAACCGgtcaagatggggcgcctgggtggcgcagtcggttaagcgtccgacttcagccaggtcacgatctcgcggttcgtgagttcgagccccgcgtcgggctctgggctgatggctcagagcctggagcctgtttccgattctgtgtctccctctctctctgcccctcccccgttcatgctctgtctctctctgtcccaaaaataaataaacattgcaaaaCCGGTCAAGAATCCAGACTGCTTAGCAGCAAAAGGTAGTTAACACTGAGGCACAGTATATCCAAAATGGAAATTTCCAGTGTTCCTGAACTCAAGACGAGCCACCAAACACAGGTGTTCTGCACAAGCTGCTCCTCATCATCCTGGGCTTTAACATCACACCGTCACAGACCACATTCACAGAAAGGGAGCATCTCTCTGGTCCAAAAGTTAATAGGAACCAACCAACAacgtgctaaaaaaaaaaacaaaacaaaacagtttcgTACACCACAGGCTACAAAGAAGCTCCAACTCCAGCTGCTCACCTTTGGAATTTACAATCGGAAGCAATATGGCCAGCCCCTCCACACTTGGTACACACTGTGGTATTGGTAATGCTGCGGGTCTCTGAGCTCTGCCAAGGTCTTAAGATCCtgtcaaggaagaaaaaacacacacacacaaaaagacaaagtCATCTCAAGAGCCACGGTCAAGCTCCCTACTCCCACAGGTTCTTTAGGTCCGAGTGCACTCTCCCTCCCTTCAAAACTGATGCCACACCTGTTATCATCTTCTCGAAGGGTCCCATTCAAACGGGCCAACTCCCGAAGCTGCATCTTCCGTAGATCATTCTGGTCCTCAGGGGTCTCAATACCCTGCTTCAGGATGTTTCTTATCTAGCGGAGATGGAACAGTCAGTCATGTAAGCACCGGGGCCACTGTATGACTTCCAGCAATAGGCTTCCTTTCTGGCTGCCTCACCTGTTCCACAGCTTTCTTCACATTCTCCATGGTGTTGGCGGTAACCAGGGCATGAAGTGGTTCATCTTCTCCAGGCAACATCTGGCCATCTTTGCGCCCAACCTTCCCTTCTTTAACAGACCCTTTTCCCCGAATCATAATCTTGGCGTTACATTCCTTCTCTATGTTCTTCAGGGTGTTCCCTCTATCAGAGGCAGAAAGGACGGAGTTTTTGTATTCGTCAGGCAAGGTCACATGccagaagagacagagcaggctGATCACACTGGCAGAAAGCGTGACAGCATGGAGTTGGATTTTCCCACCAAAAGCTCCATGACCCCCAAGTGAAGGCCAGCCGTAGCAAACGATCCCCAAGATCAGACTTCTCTGCAGTAAGAGGCCGAAGTTAAAGAGATTTTCTCACAGAAAGGCGTGAACTCCCACCCAAAACAGGAAGGCAAGCTATCAATTGTACCCAATGGGGCCTAAGATCGGTCCGTCTCACGGGGTCTCAGGAATGACGCACTGTCCCACAGGACAGCACTTACTCACCTGGGCCCAATCAGCAGCCCCACGAAGTTGATTTCTGGATACTCATCTTGTGGAATCATTACTTTATCGCTCACCCGTGTTGCTGGAGgtctgagaaagaaaagactcATGGACTCTGCGTGTTTCTGAGACAGGACACCGACATTCCACAGCTCTTCTAACCCTGAGCTTGGTACCATGTGTTAATCACACGTGATTTGGGGCAAGAGAGGAGACACGGGTACCAAAACGGTTCTACCACCAGCTCACACGTGGCCCACATGTGTCCTTGTCCCGGACCGGCCAGCCCCTCTGCTTACTTGTAATCTGCAGGCGGCTTGAAATCAGGGTTGAGGGCAACCATCTCCGTGATGAGGTTGTGCCGCTCCTCTTCAAGCTTTTTGCGGGTGCGGAACTCGCGGGTGTTAAGCCGCTTCCCCTCGCTATTGTAGATGGGCTCAGGGGAAGGGGACCTGTGGGAAACAGAGCCCCGTTATGGCTCTGCCTTCACTTTTCTCATCCCACACGGGCTAAAATTAGtcttccccagcccctctgcctctcagacCCTAACACAACACTCTTCGGAGGAACCGACCATAACGTGTGCTATTCAAGATCGTGTGGAGTGGGGAGATGAAAGCTGGCTTAGCATAGGGGGACtggggtgtgtgtgagagaggaaaaaaaaaacggtCTGGCTTCTAATTGTTGAGAAGAAAAAAGTCTGTCCTTCTGGGGGGGAATCTTTGGACTGTAAATGGCAAGGACAGTATCATCTTCTGGAGTCTTCTTGCCAAGTATGGATTTTTCTTTCGTTTTTAAAAAAGCTGTACAATATTACAACTCTACGAACCACGGAAACCCCAAGTTTAGGTAAAATGTGGACTCTTGCAGAGCTCGCGCCCTAGCAGGAAGAGTGTCTGCACCCCTACCGCAGAGTAAGTACGAGCTCTTTAACCCAATGCGACTGGGACTCAAGGCTGCTGCAGCTACTTGGCCCCACAATGGAGAGAGATGGTTCAAGGCTTCGTCTCTGCTTTTCCTTCAATGGCCTGGCTGGCTGTGTCCAAGGCCCAGGAGCCAACCTGTTTTCTGGCTGTTCGAGGTTGGGGAGTCTGGGTAGAGAAAAACGTTAAAGTGCTAAAGCAGCTTCTGCTAGAGGCTGCAAGTGCAGATTTGGTCAAGTACTTGTCTAGGGTCTGGACCTGCAAACGGCAAGGGGAAAACCTAGGATTCTCCACCAGAGTTTACAAGTCCAGAAagcagattttctctctctcatttttttaaggaGTAAAATGCTGTTGCTACAAGTAAAAAAATAGTAACGATAAAATGGTCAGTTTACCACAGCTGGATTTTGCggtaataaaaaaagagaagttacgCTCCTAGAATTCTGAGTTGAGATTACAAAAAGGACCATAGCTTGATATTCTGAATGAAAATTTAGTAGCAGCTGCAAGAAGGGAAGAGATCATGTGGATcaggttattaaaaaaacatcCTGAAAGTAGTCAAGACTCCTATACCCTTGGTTTAGTTGAGAGAACCTTGCCTAGTTGGAGAGCAAGGACTGAACTCGGCTGCTCCCACTGTCTTCAGCCTAAAGGGAACCATGTCATACCACAttacacacacgatggaataaAAGGTCAGGTTTGTTCATGGCTAATGACGACTAAATGACACCTCCGTTTCTAGCATTTATATAAACTGTTGACACAATCCAATGATAgtgaacaaaagcaaacataccCCAGCTCATTAGACTATCAGCTTACACATTTATGTCTATAAGagatcttaaaaacatttttaactgtgCAACTTAAGCAACATCAAAATAGCAGAAAGTGGCTTGATATTGAGAATACACCTTCTTAAGAAATAACCTTATTAAGGTAAGAAACTCATGCAATTCCCTCCAACCTGGGCTCAAAAGCAAAACCAGTCAGGCATTAGGCCCTCTTTCAAACTGAatacaagagagaagaaaactctGCTCTGGTTTTATTTCTAACATGCTTGACATTTCTAATTCTCACCCCACAGCTGTCTAGAATGTAAGCATTTCTAGCTAATCAACAAAACAAGTTTTACCGGTACCAAATCGGTCATTTAAAAGCCTCCCCACAGTTTAACCTCTTCCCAAATTGTGGA
Proteins encoded in this window:
- the SF1 gene encoding splicing factor 1 isoform X1; translated protein: MATGANATPLGKLGPPGLPPLSGPKGGFEPGPPPAPGPGAGLLVPGAPPPPPVGSVGALTAAFPFAALPPPPPPPPPPPQQPPPPPPSPGSSYPPPQPPPPPPLYQRVSPPQLPPPQPPRQDQQPGPAGGGGDFPSKKRKRSRWNQDTMEQKTVIPGMPTVIPPGLTREQERAYIVQLQIEDLTRKLRTGDLGIPPNPEDRSPSPEPIYNSEGKRLNTREFRTRKKLEEERHNLITEMVALNPDFKPPADYKPPATRVSDKVMIPQDEYPEINFVGLLIGPRGNTLKNIEKECNAKIMIRGKGSVKEGKVGRKDGQMLPGEDEPLHALVTANTMENVKKAVEQIRNILKQGIETPEDQNDLRKMQLRELARLNGTLREDDNRILRPWQSSETRSITNTTVCTKCGGAGHIASDCKFQRPGDPQSAQDKARMDKEYLSLMAELGEAPVPASVGSTSGPATTPLASAPRPAAPANNPPPPSLMSTTQSRPPWMNSGPSESRPYHGMHGGGPGGPGGGPHSFPHPLPSLTGGHGGHPMQHNPNGPPPPWMQPPPPPMNQGPHPPGHHGPPPMDQYLGSTPVGSGVYRLHQGKGMMPPPPMGMMPPPPPPPSGQPPPPPSGPLPPWQQQQQQPPPPPPPSSSMASSTPLPWQQNTTTTTTSAGTGSIPPWQQQQAAAAASPGAPQMQGNPTMVPLPPGVQPPLPPGAPPPPPPPPPGSAGMMYAPPPPPPPPMDPSNFVTMMGMGVAGMPPFGMPPAPPPPPPQN
- the SF1 gene encoding splicing factor 1 isoform X7, with the translated sequence MATGANATPLDFPSKKRKRSRWNQDTMEQKTVIPGMPTVIPPGLTREQERAYIVQLQIEDLTRKLRTGDLGIPPNPEDRSPSPEPIYNSEGKRLNTREFRTRKKLEEERHNLITEMVALNPDFKPPADYKPPATRVSDKVMIPQDEYPEINFVGLLIGPRGNTLKNIEKECNAKIMIRGKGSVKEGKVGRKDGQMLPGEDEPLHALVTANTMENVKKAVEQIRNILKQGIETPEDQNDLRKMQLRELARLNGTLREDDNRILRPWQSSETRSITNTTVCTKCGGAGHIASDCKFQRPGDPQSAQDKARMDKEYLSLMAELGEAPVPASVGSTSGPATTPLASAPRPAAPANNPPPPSLMSTTQSRPPWMNSGPSESRPYHGMHGGGPGGPGGGPHSFPHPLPSLTGGHGGHPMQHNPNGPPPPWMQPPPPPMNQGPHPPGHHGPPPMVPGKYACGLWGLSPASRKRYDATAAYGHDAAAAAASQWAAPAPSLWPSSPMAAAAAAASATPSAQQQYGFQYPLAMAAKYDDYHHERWHRVHPAMATAAGGCRSFSRSPSDARQPHYGAPAPRGPAASAARGPSPSAASAAWFRRHDVCPAPSSSASHGPF
- the SF1 gene encoding splicing factor 1 isoform X6: MATGANATPLDFPSKKRKRSRWNQDTMEQKTVIPGMPTVIPPGLTREQERAYIVQLQIEDLTRKLRTGDLGIPPNPEDRSPSPEPIYNSEGKRLNTREFRTRKKLEEERHNLITEMVALNPDFKPPADYKPPATRVSDKVMIPQDEYPEINFVGLLIGPRGNTLKNIEKECNAKIMIRGKGSVKEGKVGRKDGQMLPGEDEPLHALVTANTMENVKKAVEQIRNILKQGIETPEDQNDLRKMQLRELARLNGTLREDDNRILRPWQSSETRSITNTTVCTKCGGAGHIASDCKFQRPGDPQSAQDKARMDKEYLSLMAELGEAPVPASVGSTSGPATTPLASAPRPAAPANNPPPPSLMSTTQSRPPWMNSGPSESRPYHGMHGGGPGGPGGGPHSFPHPLPSLTGGHGGHPMQHNPNGPPPPWMQPPPPPMNQGPHPPGHHGPPPMGKSVPGKYACGLWGLSPASRKRYDATAAYGHDAAAAAASQWAAPAPSLWPSSPMAAAAAAASATPSAQQQYGFQYPLAMAAKYDDYHHERWHRVHPAMATAAGGCRSFSRSPSDARQPHYGAPAPRGPAASAARGPSPSAASAAWFRRHDVCPAPSSSASHGPF
- the SF1 gene encoding splicing factor 1 isoform X4 — encoded protein: MATGANATPLDFPSKKRKRSRWNQDTMEQKTVIPGMPTVIPPGLTREQERAYIVQLQIEDLTRKLRTGDLGIPPNPEDRSPSPEPIYNSEGKRLNTREFRTRKKLEEERHNLITEMVALNPDFKPPADYKPPATRVSDKVMIPQDEYPEINFVGLLIGPRGNTLKNIEKECNAKIMIRGKGSVKEGKVGRKDGQMLPGEDEPLHALVTANTMENVKKAVEQIRNILKQGIETPEDQNDLRKMQLRELARLNGTLREDDNRILRPWQSSETRSITNTTVCTKCGGAGHIASDCKFQRPGDPQSAQDKARMDKEYLSLMAELGEAPVPASVGSTSGPATTPLASAPRPAAPANNPPPPSLMSTTQSRPPWMNSGPSESRPYHGMHGGGPGGPGGGPHSFPHPLPSLTGGHGGHPMQHNPNGPPPPWMQPPPPPMNQGPHPPGHHGPPPMDQYLGSTPVGSGVYRLHQGKGMMPPPPMGMMPPPPPPPSGQPPPPPSGPLPPWQQQQQQPPPPPPPSSSMASSTPLPWQQNTTTTTTSAGTGSIPPWQQQQAAAAASPGAPQMQGNPTMVPLPPGVQPPLPPGAPPPPPPPPPGSAGMMYAPPPPPPPPMDPSNFVTMMGMGVAGMPPFGMPPAPPPPPPQN